A window from Streptomyces subrutilus encodes these proteins:
- a CDS encoding AAA family ATPase — protein MLLSFRVANHRSIRDEQELSLVATEFNERTARETGTRSDGKPVSVLPAVGIFGANASGKSNILDAMYFMRRAVLESLADWDREPDAPVPREPFALAHEASDDTSLFEVELLLGRNEKVRYTYGFELSDDRVESEWLHAYPTGRRQVWFDREADRPEADGGEFRFPGTGLSGRKDLKDLLVSTTRPNALFLTVGAALNHPQLSAIHRWFRDNLWLVTTGKDVVERTAWTRERLTGSQGAEMRERLVTMLASADIGVTGVEIDPETGNIQLLHRGEGDSVRPLDFWSQESLGTHAWFAFLGPLLTMLNRKGGGVLLADELDSSLHPVLAAEVVRLFQDQDANPQLAQLVFTTHDATLLGPSVTERPLDRDQVWIAVKEGSGESSLYPLLAARKARNDENMERRYLHGHYGGVPRLATGEVARQLAVLERRLAQQTASEPEPKATTTA, from the coding sequence ATGTTGCTCAGCTTCCGGGTGGCCAATCATCGGTCCATCCGTGACGAGCAGGAGCTTTCGCTCGTAGCCACGGAATTCAACGAGAGAACCGCCCGCGAGACGGGAACCCGCTCCGACGGCAAGCCCGTGTCGGTGCTTCCCGCCGTCGGGATCTTCGGGGCCAACGCGTCCGGCAAGAGCAACATCCTGGACGCGATGTACTTCATGCGCCGGGCGGTCCTCGAATCCCTGGCCGACTGGGACCGCGAACCCGATGCCCCCGTCCCCCGGGAGCCCTTCGCGCTGGCCCACGAGGCATCCGACGACACGAGCCTCTTCGAGGTCGAGTTGCTCCTCGGCCGGAACGAGAAGGTCCGCTACACCTACGGCTTCGAACTCTCGGATGATCGCGTCGAAAGTGAGTGGCTCCACGCGTACCCGACCGGACGGCGCCAGGTGTGGTTCGATCGGGAGGCCGACAGACCGGAGGCGGACGGCGGCGAGTTCCGTTTCCCGGGCACCGGCCTGAGCGGCCGTAAGGACCTCAAGGACCTCCTCGTCTCCACCACCCGCCCGAACGCCCTCTTCCTGACCGTCGGCGCCGCCCTTAACCATCCCCAGCTCTCGGCCATCCACCGGTGGTTCCGCGACAACCTCTGGCTCGTGACTACCGGCAAGGACGTGGTGGAGCGCACGGCCTGGACACGCGAGCGGCTTACCGGCAGCCAGGGTGCGGAGATGCGGGAGCGCCTCGTGACGATGCTCGCATCGGCCGACATCGGCGTCACGGGGGTGGAAATCGACCCCGAGACCGGGAACATCCAGCTCCTGCACCGAGGCGAGGGGGACTCTGTGCGCCCGCTGGACTTCTGGAGTCAGGAGTCGCTGGGCACCCACGCCTGGTTCGCCTTCCTCGGCCCCTTGCTGACCATGCTGAACAGGAAAGGCGGCGGGGTCCTGCTTGCCGACGAGCTGGACTCCAGCCTGCACCCCGTGCTCGCGGCGGAGGTCGTCCGCCTCTTCCAGGACCAGGACGCCAACCCGCAGCTCGCACAGCTGGTCTTCACCACGCATGACGCCACCCTGCTCGGCCCCTCGGTCACGGAGCGCCCGCTCGATCGAGACCAGGTCTGGATCGCGGTCAAGGAGGGAAGCGGAGAGTCCTCCCTCTACCCCCTCCTCGCCGCCCGTAAGGCACGCAACGACGAGAACATGGAACGCCGCTACCTGCACGGCCACTACGGCGGCGTGCCGCGCCTGGCCACGGGCGAGGTGGCCCGCCAGCTCGCCGTACTGGAGCGGCGCCTCGCGCAGCAGACGGCATCGGAACCGGAGCCGAAGGCGACGACGACGGCGTGA
- a CDS encoding thioesterase family protein, which yields MSHAAAQASIGDSEFDRDTTITARADEPGVYDADLSAGWTIITAVNGGYLLALVGRALSAALPHPDPFTVSAHYLSASVPGPAVVRTEVVRIGRTLSTGQASLFQYDENGAETERIRVLASYGDLAALPDEVRTTARPPAMPAYEDCLGPEAGPAPIPGSSAIVDRLRLRLDPATAGWALGAPSGKGEMRAWFELADGRDADPLSLLLAVDALPPTAFDLGLRGWTPTVELTAHVRRRPAPGPLRVSITTRNLAGGFLEEDAEVWDTAGRLVAQSRQLARAPRTS from the coding sequence ATGTCACACGCAGCTGCCCAGGCATCCATCGGCGACAGCGAGTTCGACCGCGACACCACCATCACCGCACGCGCGGACGAGCCCGGGGTGTACGACGCGGACCTCTCCGCCGGGTGGACGATCATCACCGCCGTCAACGGCGGATACCTGCTGGCCCTGGTCGGCCGCGCCCTGTCGGCGGCCCTGCCGCACCCGGACCCCTTCACCGTCTCCGCGCACTACCTGAGCGCCTCGGTCCCCGGCCCCGCCGTGGTCCGCACCGAGGTCGTCCGGATCGGCCGCACCCTCTCCACCGGCCAGGCCTCGCTGTTCCAGTACGACGAGAACGGCGCCGAGACCGAGCGCATCCGCGTCCTCGCCTCCTACGGCGACCTCGCGGCCCTCCCGGACGAGGTCCGCACGACGGCCCGGCCCCCGGCCATGCCCGCCTACGAGGACTGCCTCGGCCCCGAGGCCGGCCCGGCCCCGATCCCCGGCAGCTCCGCGATCGTGGACCGGCTCCGGCTGCGGCTGGACCCGGCGACGGCCGGCTGGGCGCTGGGCGCACCTTCCGGCAAGGGCGAGATGCGGGCCTGGTTCGAGCTGGCCGACGGCCGCGACGCCGACCCGCTGTCGCTGCTCCTCGCGGTCGACGCGCTGCCCCCCACCGCCTTCGACCTCGGCCTCAGGGGCTGGACCCCCACCGTGGAGCTCACCGCCCACGTCCGCCGACGCCCGGCCCCCGGACCGCTGCGGGTCTCGATCACCACCCGCAACCTGGCCGGCGGCTTCCTGGAGGAGGACGCAGAGGTCTGGGACACCGCCGGCCGGCTGGTGGCCCAGTCCCGCCAGTTGGCCCGGGCTCCGCGTACGTCCTGA
- a CDS encoding trimeric intracellular cation channel family protein, with product MLHDLFPPGVQHALDLAGIFVFATAGALLAVRKNFDVFGIGVLALVTALGGGLFRDLVIGAVPPAAFGELSFFVTPLIAAAIVFFLHPEVQRINRAINVFDAAGLGLFCVTGTTKAYEYGLGLTASAALGLATAVGGGVLRDVLVNEVPSLLRDREMYAVPAMIGASMVAVFIALDTLNALTTALAIVTTFVLRLLAIRYHLRAPLAWNRRSGVTEEP from the coding sequence GTGCTCCACGATCTCTTCCCGCCCGGGGTCCAGCATGCGCTGGACCTCGCGGGCATCTTCGTCTTCGCCACCGCCGGCGCCCTGCTCGCCGTCCGCAAGAACTTCGACGTCTTCGGCATCGGCGTGCTCGCCCTGGTCACGGCCCTGGGCGGCGGACTCTTCCGCGACCTCGTCATCGGCGCCGTCCCGCCCGCCGCCTTCGGCGAGCTCAGCTTCTTCGTCACGCCGCTGATCGCCGCGGCGATCGTCTTCTTCCTGCACCCCGAGGTCCAGCGGATCAACCGGGCCATCAACGTCTTCGACGCGGCCGGACTCGGGCTGTTCTGCGTGACCGGCACCACCAAGGCCTACGAGTACGGCCTCGGCCTCACCGCCTCCGCCGCGCTCGGCCTGGCCACCGCCGTCGGCGGGGGAGTCCTGCGCGACGTGCTCGTCAACGAGGTGCCCTCGCTGCTGCGCGACCGCGAGATGTACGCCGTCCCGGCCATGATCGGCGCCTCGATGGTCGCCGTGTTCATCGCCCTGGACACCCTCAACGCCCTCACCACGGCGCTGGCGATCGTCACCACCTTCGTCCTGCGGCTGCTGGCGATCCGCTACCACCTGCGCGCCCCCCTGGCCTGGAACCGCCGTTCCGGGGTGACCGAGGAGCCGTAG
- a CDS encoding N-acetylmuramoyl-L-alanine amidase, translating to MDREGAKGGGPARRAGRTRRAVLLGGLGVVAAAAVAGREEIGRAWWLLPGVAKPRKEGELDHAGAGWTAASPANWRRADRPDDYRVDRIVVHVTQGGFASSVDAFKNPWHKASAHYIVRQDGHVEQMVRELDVAFHAGNRSMNERSVGIEHVGFVDRPQDFTDAMYAASARLAADVCRRYGIPADRTHLVGHSEVPGADHTDPGPHWDWDRYVRMVGEELKAAG from the coding sequence ATGGATCGCGAGGGAGCGAAGGGCGGCGGGCCCGCGCGCAGGGCGGGCCGGACCCGGCGTGCGGTGCTGCTGGGCGGGCTGGGGGTCGTCGCCGCGGCGGCGGTGGCGGGCCGGGAGGAGATCGGCCGCGCCTGGTGGCTGCTGCCGGGCGTGGCCAAGCCGCGCAAGGAGGGCGAGCTCGACCACGCGGGCGCGGGCTGGACGGCGGCGTCGCCGGCGAACTGGCGCCGGGCGGACCGGCCGGACGACTACCGCGTCGACCGGATCGTCGTGCACGTCACGCAGGGCGGTTTCGCGTCCTCGGTGGACGCGTTCAAGAACCCCTGGCACAAGGCGTCCGCGCACTACATAGTGCGCCAGGACGGCCACGTCGAGCAGATGGTGCGCGAGCTGGACGTCGCCTTCCACGCGGGCAACCGCTCGATGAACGAGCGCAGCGTCGGCATAGAGCACGTGGGCTTCGTGGACCGGCCGCAGGACTTCACGGACGCGATGTACGCGGCGTCCGCCCGGCTGGCGGCGGACGTCTGCCGCCGGTACGGCATACCGGCGGACCGCACCCATCTCGTGGGCCATTCCGAGGTCCCGGGCGCCGACCACACGGACCCGGGCCCGCACTGGGACTGGGACCGCTACGTCCGGATGGTCGGCGAGGAGCTCAAGGCGGCCGGGTAG
- the mnmA gene encoding tRNA 2-thiouridine(34) synthase MnmA has translation MTENLPRTARPLRVLAAMSGGVDSAVAAARAVEAGHDVTGVHLALSANPQSFRTGARGCCTIEDSRDARRAADVIGIPFYVWDLAERFREDVVDDFVAEYEAGRTPNPCLRCNEKIKFAALLDKALALGFDAVCTGHYATVVLNEDGTRELHRAADMAKDQSYVLGVLDEKQLAHALFPLGDTLTTKDEIRAEAEERGLAVAKKPDSHDICFIADGDTQGFLANRLGRAEGDIVDETGEKVGTHDGAFGFTIGQRKGLRIGHPAADGKPRYVLDISPVNNTVTVGPVEALDVTALTAIRPRWCGSAPAAPGTYTAQLRAHGGETEVFAELVDGELRVSFTEPVRGVAPGQAIVLYDGTRVVGSATIATTKRATAAV, from the coding sequence ATGACTGAGAACCTGCCGCGCACCGCCCGCCCCCTTCGCGTCCTCGCCGCCATGTCCGGCGGCGTGGACTCCGCCGTCGCCGCCGCCCGCGCGGTCGAAGCCGGGCACGACGTGACCGGCGTCCACCTCGCGCTCTCCGCCAACCCCCAGTCCTTCCGGACCGGGGCCCGCGGCTGCTGCACCATCGAGGACTCCCGCGACGCCCGCCGCGCCGCCGACGTCATCGGCATCCCCTTCTACGTCTGGGACCTCGCCGAGCGCTTCCGCGAGGACGTCGTCGACGACTTCGTCGCGGAGTACGAGGCCGGGCGCACCCCCAACCCCTGCCTGCGCTGCAACGAGAAGATCAAGTTCGCCGCGCTGCTCGACAAGGCCCTCGCCCTCGGCTTCGACGCCGTCTGCACCGGCCACTACGCCACCGTCGTCCTGAACGAGGACGGCACCCGCGAGCTGCACCGCGCCGCCGACATGGCCAAGGACCAGTCCTACGTCCTCGGCGTCCTGGACGAGAAGCAGCTCGCCCACGCCCTCTTCCCGCTCGGTGACACCCTCACCACCAAGGACGAGATCCGCGCCGAGGCCGAGGAGCGCGGCCTGGCCGTCGCCAAGAAGCCCGACAGCCACGACATCTGCTTCATCGCGGACGGCGACACCCAGGGCTTCCTCGCGAACCGCCTCGGCCGGGCCGAGGGCGACATCGTCGACGAGACGGGCGAGAAGGTCGGCACCCACGACGGCGCCTTCGGCTTCACCATCGGCCAGCGCAAGGGCCTGCGCATCGGCCACCCCGCGGCCGACGGCAAGCCGCGGTACGTCCTGGACATCTCCCCGGTGAACAACACCGTCACGGTCGGCCCCGTCGAGGCCCTCGACGTCACCGCCCTCACCGCGATCCGCCCCCGCTGGTGCGGCTCCGCGCCCGCCGCCCCCGGGACGTACACCGCGCAGCTGCGCGCCCACGGCGGCGAGACCGAGGTCTTCGCCGAGCTGGTGGACGGCGAGCTGCGCGTCTCCTTCACGGAGCCGGTCCGCGGGGTGGCCCCGGGCCAGGCGATCGTCCTCTACGACGGCACCCGCGTGGTCGGCTCGGCCACCATCGCCACCACGAAGCGGGCCACCGCGGCCGTCTGA
- a CDS encoding cysteine desulfurase family protein, giving the protein MAYLDHAATTPMLPEAAAAMTAQFAATGNASSLHAAGRRARRTVEEAREAFAEAIGARPSEVVFTAGGTEADNLAVKGLYWARRDADPARTRVLASPVEHHAVLDAVDWLAAHEGARVEYLPVDRHGRVHPEAFREAVERNPHDVALATVMWANNEIGTVMPVRELADVAAEHGIPLHSDAVQAFGQLDVRFGDSALAAMTVSGHKIGGPYGIGALLLGRDQTPVPVLHGGGQERHVRSGTLDVPAIAAFAVAAVLAAERRERFAAEVAALRDELVDAVLAAVPDAVLGGDPQGRLPANAHFSFPGCEGDSLLLLLDAQGIECSTGSACTAGVAQPSHVLLATGTDPRLARGTLRFSLGHTSTKEDVAAVAAAIGPAVERARTAGLS; this is encoded by the coding sequence ATGGCCTACCTCGACCACGCCGCCACCACCCCGATGCTGCCGGAGGCCGCCGCGGCGATGACCGCGCAGTTCGCCGCCACGGGGAACGCCTCCTCCCTCCACGCCGCCGGCCGCCGGGCCCGCCGTACCGTCGAGGAGGCCCGCGAGGCCTTCGCCGAGGCGATCGGCGCCCGCCCGAGCGAGGTGGTCTTCACCGCCGGCGGCACCGAGGCCGACAACCTCGCCGTCAAGGGGCTCTACTGGGCCCGCCGCGACGCCGACCCGGCCCGCACCCGGGTCCTGGCCAGCCCCGTCGAGCACCACGCCGTACTCGACGCCGTGGACTGGCTCGCCGCACACGAGGGCGCACGGGTCGAGTACCTGCCGGTGGACCGTCACGGGCGCGTGCACCCCGAGGCCTTCCGGGAGGCCGTCGAACGCAACCCGCACGACGTGGCCCTGGCCACCGTCATGTGGGCCAACAACGAGATCGGCACCGTGATGCCGGTCCGCGAGCTCGCCGACGTCGCCGCCGAGCACGGCATCCCGCTGCACTCCGACGCCGTCCAGGCCTTCGGCCAGCTCGACGTCCGCTTCGGCGACAGCGCCCTCGCCGCGATGACCGTCAGCGGCCACAAGATCGGCGGCCCTTACGGCATAGGCGCCCTGCTGCTGGGCCGCGACCAGACCCCGGTGCCCGTCCTGCACGGCGGCGGGCAGGAACGCCACGTCCGCTCCGGCACCCTCGACGTCCCCGCCATCGCCGCCTTCGCGGTCGCCGCCGTGCTCGCCGCCGAGCGTCGGGAACGGTTCGCCGCCGAGGTGGCCGCGCTCCGCGACGAGCTGGTCGACGCCGTCCTGGCGGCCGTCCCCGACGCCGTCCTCGGCGGCGACCCACAGGGCCGGCTCCCCGCCAACGCCCACTTCAGCTTCCCCGGCTGCGAGGGCGACTCCCTCCTGCTGCTGCTCGACGCCCAGGGCATCGAGTGCTCCACCGGCTCCGCCTGCACCGCCGGCGTCGCCCAGCCCAGCCACGTCCTGCTCGCCACCGGCACCGACCCCCGGCTCGCCCGCGGCACCCTGCGGTTCTCCCTGGGCCACACCTCGACGAAGGAGGACGTCGCCGCCGTGGCGGCGGCCATCGGCCCGGCGGTCGAGCGCGCCCGCACGGCCGGCCTCAGCTGA